One Rhodococcus sp. P1Y DNA window includes the following coding sequences:
- a CDS encoding aminotransferase class I/II-fold pyridoxal phosphate-dependent enzyme yields the protein MTVNRLIKRLDGDERVDLLRAVQDSDVSPYFRVMESATAPIVQVEGKDKIMLGSNNYLGLADHPDITQGAQDALDTFGSAITGSRLLNGTMDIHLELENEIREWHGTEDAMVFTTGYQTNLGTIAAVVGKGDVIVVDSAAHASIRDGSSLSGATVRKFAHNDMEDMERKLQEPVVGDGAVLVIVDGLYSMEGDLAPLGEVTALCRKYGAALMVDEAHSLGIYGESLTGAAELFGTAGETDIRMASLSKSPSSTGGFIAGSRDLLDSLRIHARAFLFTTSGVPAAVGASLASIKLIRSEEGRQRARRVLDNAEALRSGLAAEGLDVGARSPIPGGDTVSPIVSLHIGDDLVAMSLWRTLFDKGIFTSAALHPAVPRNGALLRLCAMASHTDDQIRTAIEVISESVAELPK from the coding sequence ATGACCGTAAACCGACTGATCAAGCGACTCGACGGAGACGAACGAGTCGACCTGCTACGTGCTGTGCAGGACAGCGACGTTTCACCTTATTTTCGCGTGATGGAGTCGGCCACCGCGCCGATCGTCCAGGTGGAGGGCAAGGACAAGATCATGTTGGGATCCAACAATTATCTGGGTCTCGCCGATCATCCCGACATCACCCAGGGCGCACAGGACGCTCTCGACACCTTCGGCTCCGCCATCACCGGCAGCCGTCTGCTCAACGGCACCATGGACATACACCTGGAGCTAGAGAACGAGATACGCGAATGGCATGGCACCGAGGACGCCATGGTGTTCACCACCGGCTACCAGACCAATCTCGGCACTATTGCCGCCGTCGTGGGCAAGGGCGATGTCATCGTCGTCGACTCGGCCGCACACGCATCCATCCGCGACGGCAGTTCGCTGTCCGGTGCGACCGTCCGCAAGTTCGCCCACAACGACATGGAGGACATGGAGAGAAAGCTCCAAGAGCCCGTTGTCGGTGATGGTGCCGTACTGGTGATCGTCGACGGCTTGTACTCGATGGAGGGAGACCTCGCACCCCTCGGTGAGGTGACCGCGCTGTGCAGGAAGTACGGTGCGGCGCTGATGGTAGACGAGGCCCACAGTCTGGGAATCTATGGCGAAAGCCTCACCGGCGCAGCAGAGTTGTTCGGCACCGCGGGCGAAACGGATATCAGGATGGCGTCGTTGTCCAAGAGCCCGAGCTCGACCGGCGGGTTCATCGCAGGGTCCCGCGACCTACTCGACTCTTTGCGAATCCACGCCAGGGCATTTTTGTTCACCACCTCCGGCGTTCCGGCTGCGGTCGGTGCTTCCCTTGCGTCGATCAAGCTGATCCGTAGCGAGGAGGGAAGGCAACGTGCGCGTCGCGTTCTCGACAACGCCGAAGCGCTCCGCAGTGGCCTGGCAGCGGAGGGCCTCGACGTCGGTGCACGCTCACCGATCCCCGGCGGCGACACGGTGTCACCGATAGTGTCGCTGCACATCGGTGACGATCTGGTCGCAATGAGTTTGTGGCGAACCCTGTTCGACAAGGGCATCTTCACCTCCGCGGCGCTGCACCCTGCTGTACCTCGCAACGGCGCACTACTCCGTCTGTGCGCAATGGCTTCTCACACCGACGACCAGATCCGCACCGCGATCGAGGTCATCTCCGAATCTGTCGCGGAGTTGCCCAAGTGA
- a CDS encoding acyl-CoA dehydrogenase family protein, translating to MTALMVREREILEQYIPGLFDYLDRTPLSDLESRGSDAIAKFKEFGGTALIVPKELGGSGATALEAVRAQRAIGSRSPSLGAATTMHHLSIASLIEFARGASEDDRALVKGLVEQHAVIASGFSEGTPGGSVFIPTMKAKRVGDVYVVNGSKKPCSLSGSMDLLTASVEVEGVGEKDGERAVALIPAGLDGMTVEKFWDTPFLEASQSDEVNLHDVQVPADLVLLNSDDDPDGVHEMTGYLWFGMLISANYLGGATLLLEKMLAADKGDFEGYTRAAADIESSMAAIESVARAVDDGERGQDISARLLFCRIAIRDALVRASSAAMESLGGIGFIKSPDIGYLAGALQAFAFHPPSRRSISETLTKYHGGDEFAFVK from the coding sequence ATGACTGCATTGATGGTTCGAGAGCGCGAAATTTTGGAGCAATACATCCCGGGCTTGTTCGATTATCTGGACCGTACGCCTTTATCGGACCTCGAAAGCAGGGGAAGTGACGCTATCGCCAAGTTCAAGGAGTTCGGCGGTACCGCGCTGATCGTCCCCAAGGAACTCGGTGGCAGTGGCGCGACCGCGCTGGAAGCGGTACGCGCGCAGCGTGCGATAGGTTCGCGTTCGCCTTCGCTCGGCGCCGCGACCACGATGCATCATCTCTCGATCGCGTCGCTCATCGAGTTCGCGCGAGGTGCGTCCGAGGACGACAGGGCGCTCGTCAAGGGGTTGGTGGAACAGCATGCTGTGATCGCGTCCGGATTCTCCGAGGGAACACCAGGTGGGAGCGTGTTCATTCCGACCATGAAGGCTAAGCGGGTCGGAGACGTCTATGTCGTCAACGGAAGCAAGAAGCCATGCAGCCTGTCTGGATCGATGGACCTGCTCACGGCCAGCGTCGAGGTGGAAGGCGTGGGTGAGAAGGACGGCGAGCGCGCGGTGGCGTTGATACCCGCGGGCCTCGACGGTATGACAGTCGAGAAATTCTGGGACACCCCGTTCCTGGAGGCATCGCAGAGCGACGAGGTCAATCTCCACGACGTGCAGGTTCCGGCCGATCTTGTGCTGCTCAACAGCGACGACGATCCCGACGGGGTTCACGAGATGACCGGCTACTTGTGGTTCGGCATGCTAATCAGTGCCAACTATCTGGGCGGTGCAACATTGCTTCTCGAGAAGATGCTCGCGGCCGACAAGGGTGATTTCGAGGGATATACCAGGGCCGCGGCGGATATCGAGAGCAGTATGGCCGCAATCGAGAGCGTCGCACGGGCGGTCGACGACGGTGAGAGGGGGCAGGACATTTCGGCGCGACTGTTGTTCTGTCGGATCGCAATTCGCGACGCACTGGTCCGTGCCAGTTCGGCAGCCATGGAATCTCTCGGCGGCATCGGGTTCATCAAGTCGCCGGATATCGGCTACCTCGCGGGCGCGTTGCAAGCCTTCGCATTCCATCCGCCGTCACGTAGATCCATCTCGGAGACGCTGACGAAGTACCACGGCGGAGACGAGTTCGCCTTCGTCAAATAG
- a CDS encoding ribulose 1,5-bisphosphate carboxylase large subunit, with the protein MALERAGVALPDRYGVLGVFGIGVDVVRFGARWTKDTAMFALAVPGRVEALLDEVSALMVRINAVVDAAQQVVAEAQTTTRSADGVITSASKASVTALELVELFDPIAQRSAPFAKKFVDNLDENEVDAAIAMVDQLPGLVEHMEAVIPILATLDTVAPEIHELLGVTKDVRRAVIGIPGFKFFRNRGQDKLDDEELQE; encoded by the coding sequence ATGGCACTCGAACGTGCGGGCGTGGCACTACCCGATCGGTACGGCGTACTCGGCGTCTTCGGAATCGGCGTCGACGTCGTTCGATTCGGTGCCCGGTGGACCAAGGACACTGCGATGTTCGCGCTGGCAGTCCCCGGCCGCGTCGAAGCGCTACTGGACGAAGTGTCCGCGCTCATGGTTCGGATCAACGCGGTAGTCGACGCCGCACAACAGGTTGTCGCCGAGGCACAAACCACGACCCGGTCGGCGGACGGCGTCATAACATCTGCGTCCAAGGCATCGGTGACAGCACTCGAGTTGGTAGAGCTGTTCGATCCCATTGCACAACGATCGGCACCGTTCGCGAAGAAGTTCGTCGACAACCTCGACGAGAACGAGGTGGATGCCGCGATCGCGATGGTCGATCAGCTGCCCGGTCTCGTCGAGCACATGGAAGCAGTCATTCCTATCCTGGCGACCCTGGATACCGTCGCCCCCGAGATCCACGAATTACTCGGCGTGACAAAGGATGTACGCCGCGCAGTGATCGGGATCCCGGGGTTCAAATTCTTCCGCAACCGCGGCCAGGACAAGTTGGACGACGAGGAACTTCAGGAGTGA
- a CDS encoding NAD(P)H-binding protein produces MKVLVTGASGYIGSRLVAALLDEGDTVVAASRNPDSLKVFDWWDDVESCALDASDQESLHGAFEAAGDIDVAYYLVHAIGQSDYRAQDKRAAEQFARAAAAAGVKRIVYLGGFVPGDEELSEHLASRADVGEALDVEGVDLVWLKAAIVLGAGSTSYEMLRYLADRLLVLPLPTWLSHPVQPIAVDDVLFYLLASRSTVPAGAYDIGGPDVVPYRDLLFAYVDAAGLTRVGLPAPGVPTGLAGRVIGKIIPIPDALAEDLVGSLHNTMTTSEQRIVDAAGEPEGGRTTIRDAMHRSVQGSVGTPPGVRALKDPLRLAVTDAAWSGGDELGIRRYGVAASSGQTWSLLESLGARKLLYSWPVAAVVRTNLDVVDGVSDRARSVIRRVRGN; encoded by the coding sequence ATGAAAGTTCTTGTCACCGGCGCGAGCGGGTACATCGGCTCGCGTCTGGTAGCTGCGTTGCTCGACGAGGGTGACACAGTTGTTGCCGCGTCGAGGAACCCGGATTCTCTGAAGGTATTCGACTGGTGGGACGACGTCGAGTCGTGTGCGTTGGACGCCTCCGATCAAGAGTCTCTGCATGGTGCTTTCGAGGCCGCGGGAGACATCGACGTCGCCTACTACCTCGTTCACGCCATCGGTCAGTCCGACTACCGAGCGCAGGACAAGCGCGCCGCCGAACAGTTCGCCCGCGCCGCGGCCGCTGCCGGTGTGAAACGCATCGTCTACCTCGGTGGATTCGTCCCCGGTGACGAGGAATTGTCCGAGCATCTTGCCAGCCGAGCTGATGTGGGTGAGGCGCTCGATGTCGAGGGTGTCGACTTGGTCTGGCTCAAAGCGGCGATCGTCCTCGGGGCCGGCTCGACCTCCTACGAGATGCTCCGCTACCTCGCCGACAGGCTTCTCGTCCTCCCGTTACCGACGTGGTTGAGTCACCCCGTTCAGCCGATAGCGGTCGACGATGTCCTGTTCTATCTCCTTGCGTCGCGTTCCACGGTGCCCGCCGGGGCGTACGACATCGGCGGGCCGGACGTCGTCCCGTATCGCGACCTGCTGTTCGCATATGTCGACGCGGCCGGACTCACCCGTGTCGGGCTGCCAGCTCCGGGAGTTCCGACTGGACTCGCCGGGCGAGTGATCGGCAAGATCATCCCGATCCCGGACGCGCTGGCGGAGGATCTCGTCGGCTCGCTCCACAACACGATGACGACGTCCGAACAGCGCATCGTGGACGCCGCCGGGGAACCCGAAGGTGGCAGAACAACCATCCGCGATGCGATGCATCGAAGCGTTCAGGGGTCGGTGGGAACGCCACCGGGTGTTCGGGCCCTCAAAGATCCGTTGCGACTCGCGGTGACCGACGCGGCGTGGAGCGGAGGCGACGAGCTCGGGATCAGGCGTTACGGCGTGGCTGCATCGTCGGGGCAGACGTGGAGCTTGCTGGAATCCCTGGGGGCGAGAAAGCTGTTGTACTCGTGGCCGGTCGCCGCGGTCGTTCGTACCAACTTGGACGTGGTCGACGGGGTTTCGGACCGCGCACGATCGGTGATACGACGGGTGCGCGGCAATTAG
- a CDS encoding CPBP family intramembrane glutamic endopeptidase gives MPTWQTSVRDVVKSALVEKVDRNHEETDKAFLRRRIVVVVTLVIGATLLGLSLSVDPGDSAFYPLTLGLAAAWIIGGFASGPLHLGRITFKGSIRRPIVTPILIGLAAGAVFVVGALIVRQIPPLAEFTENVLAHARFGSLALIVFITLLNGVAEEIFFRGALFAAIGRRNPVVISTVIYTVVTLASGNPMLAFAAITLGFVLGLQRRASGGILAPILTHVAWSTVMVFVLPPLFV, from the coding sequence ATGCCGACCTGGCAGACGAGCGTCAGAGACGTCGTCAAATCGGCACTCGTGGAGAAAGTGGATCGCAACCACGAAGAAACCGACAAAGCGTTTCTCCGACGCCGAATCGTGGTGGTCGTCACCCTGGTCATCGGTGCGACGCTGCTGGGCCTGTCGTTGTCGGTGGATCCCGGTGACAGTGCCTTCTATCCACTGACCCTCGGGCTCGCTGCTGCATGGATAATCGGCGGCTTCGCGTCCGGTCCGTTGCACCTGGGCAGGATTACCTTCAAGGGTTCGATACGTCGTCCGATCGTCACGCCTATCCTGATCGGCTTGGCCGCAGGAGCAGTGTTCGTGGTGGGCGCGCTGATCGTGCGTCAGATTCCGCCGCTGGCCGAGTTCACCGAAAACGTGCTGGCCCATGCGCGCTTCGGGTCGCTTGCCCTCATCGTCTTCATCACATTGTTGAACGGCGTCGCGGAGGAAATCTTCTTCCGCGGAGCGTTGTTTGCCGCAATCGGTCGCAGGAACCCGGTTGTGATTTCTACGGTCATCTACACCGTGGTCACCTTGGCAAGTGGCAATCCCATGTTGGCATTCGCCGCGATCACGCTTGGATTCGTTCTGGGCCTGCAGCGAAGGGCATCGGGTGGGATTTTGGCCCCGATACTGACTCACGTGGCGTGGTCGACGGTGATGGTGTTCGTGTTACCGCCGCTGTTCGTCTGA